A region of Pseudomonas marginalis DNA encodes the following proteins:
- a CDS encoding PLP-dependent aminotransferase family protein encodes MTLRGERQADFAYQAVYRYMISLINEVSTDTRVKLPSLRQLAGRLNVSISTIQYAYALLEKEGRVYSVAKSGYYAWPMSANPLAWAGGGLLDRLYAAARRPGMLVLSGDEPALLGSLDETLLRLERELVRQYPSHLQPWSQPCGVWELRAALAARYTSSPTRCWHADDVYIGADLRGVLDILIEVLGLRGTTVIVESPCDWLILRLLQDAGVRIIELPWTLEGRLDRTVLGKLLRDEPVHLVLLSSSVSLPSGVAMSIDERLDVAHLLEQSGCWLLENDTFGELGFEAPHTALRERVNPERLIVFSSFEKVLGSEAPYGYLLCRRMSNELQRQFLLRSFRLSSIRQRAIARLYQSGRIDQHLHTLRQRLSEQAAHMSQRLEQHLGDQVTYRMPAAGAAFWLASTRAVDMRQAFQRLLARQVVIAPGELFSVSGLHQQHLRVSHTFHGQPNLDIALEALSDALRQAQTG; translated from the coding sequence ATGACGCTGCGCGGCGAGCGTCAGGCGGATTTCGCGTATCAGGCGGTCTATCGCTACATGATCAGCCTGATCAACGAGGTCAGTACCGACACCCGGGTAAAACTGCCGTCGTTACGGCAGTTGGCCGGACGCCTGAACGTGTCCATTTCGACGATCCAGTACGCCTATGCGCTGCTGGAGAAGGAGGGCAGGGTGTATTCGGTGGCCAAATCCGGCTATTACGCCTGGCCGATGTCGGCAAACCCGCTGGCGTGGGCCGGCGGGGGCCTGCTTGATCGCCTCTACGCGGCGGCCCGGCGCCCCGGCATGCTGGTACTCAGTGGTGACGAGCCGGCATTGCTGGGCTCCCTGGATGAAACACTGCTGCGGCTCGAGCGGGAACTGGTGCGCCAGTACCCGTCGCATTTGCAGCCCTGGTCCCAGCCCTGCGGTGTATGGGAATTACGCGCAGCCCTGGCCGCGCGCTATACCTCGTCGCCCACGCGCTGCTGGCATGCCGACGACGTGTACATCGGCGCCGACCTGCGCGGCGTGTTGGACATCCTGATCGAAGTGCTGGGCCTGCGGGGCACCACCGTGATTGTCGAGTCGCCCTGCGACTGGTTGATCCTGCGCCTGTTGCAGGACGCCGGGGTGCGCATCATCGAGTTGCCCTGGACGCTGGAGGGCCGCCTGGATCGAACTGTGCTGGGGAAGCTGTTGCGTGATGAGCCTGTGCATCTGGTGTTGCTCTCGTCTTCCGTCAGCCTGCCCAGCGGGGTGGCCATGTCAATCGACGAGCGTCTCGACGTGGCACACCTGCTGGAGCAGTCCGGTTGTTGGTTGCTTGAAAACGACACCTTTGGCGAGCTGGGTTTTGAAGCCCCCCACACCGCATTGCGTGAACGGGTAAACCCTGAGCGGCTGATCGTGTTTTCTTCGTTCGAGAAAGTGCTCGGCTCGGAAGCCCCCTACGGCTACCTGCTGTGCCGGCGCATGAGCAATGAGTTGCAGCGTCAGTTCCTGCTGCGCTCATTCCGTTTATCGTCGATCCGTCAGCGCGCGATTGCCCGTTTGTACCAAAGCGGGCGGATTGACCAGCACCTGCACACGCTGCGCCAACGCTTGAGCGAGCAGGCGGCGCACATGAGCCAGCGTCTGGAACAGCACTTGGGCGACCAGGTGACTTATCGGATGCCGGCCGCCGGTGCCGCGTTCTGGCTGGCCTCCACCCGTGCCGTAGACATGCGCCAGGCATTTCAGCGCCTGCTGGCACGGCAAGTGGTGATCGCCCCCGGGGAGCTGTTCAGTGTCAGTGGCTTGCACCAGCAGCACCTGCGCGTGAGTCACACCTTCCACGGGCAGCCCAATCTGGATATTGCCCTGGAAGCATTGAGCGACGCGTTGCGCCAGGCGCAGACTGGGTGA